A part of Primulina eburnea isolate SZY01 chromosome 10, ASM2296580v1, whole genome shotgun sequence genomic DNA contains:
- the LOC140803209 gene encoding protease Do-like 9: protein MCQETKLKRKRGRGAESRPPVADALDNGNDSSPSVAAVSSENEVVFSVSNVELINPSSPKASQHHLRRRGRPRKIPKPEPPATSKTLAIPTPPIPNGSLSAALINADSVARVVPAMDSVVKVFCVHTEPNFSLPWQRKRQYSSSSSGFVIEGRRVLTNAHSVEHYTQVKLKKRGSDTKYVATVLAIGTECDIAMLTVEGDEFWEGVSPVQFGNLPALQDAVTVVGYPIGGDTISVTSGVVSRIEILSYVHGSTELLGLQIDAAINSGNSGGPAFNDKGNCVGIAFQSLKHEDVENIGYVIPTPVIMHFIQDYEKNGSYTGFPILGVEWQKMENPDLRLSMGMKSDQKGVRIRRIDPTAPEFKVLKPSDIILSFDGVDIANDGTVPFRHGERIGFSYLVSQKYTEDSASIKVLRNSEIFKFNIKLGAHRRLIPAHNKGRPPSYYIIAGFVFTTVSVPYFRSEYGKDYEYEAPVKLLDKLLHEMPQSPDEQIVVVSQVLVADINIGYEDIVNTQVLAFDGQPVKNLKSLARMVESSNDEFLKFDLEYQQIVVLQTKTAKAATLDILATHCIPSAMSDDLKI from the exons ATGTGCCAGGAAACCAAATTAAAAAGGAAGCGCGGTCGCGGCGCCGAATCCCGGCCGCCTGTCGCCGACGCACTCGATAACGGAAACGATTCCTCTCCCTCCGTCGCCGCAGTCTCCTCCGAAAATGAAGTTGTATTTTCAGTCAGCAATGTGGAGCTCATCAACCCTAGTTCTCCCAAAGCCTCCCAACACCACCTCCGACGCCGAGGCCGCCCAAGAAAAATCCCGAAGCCCGAACCTCCTGCTACTTCAAAAACCCTGGCAATACCCACTCCACCTATCCCTAATGGATCATTGTCAGCTGCGCTGATTAACGCGGATAGTGTAGCTAGGGTTGTTCCCGCCATGGACTCCGTGGTTAAGGTCTTTTGTGTTCATACGGAACCAAATTTCTCTTTGCCATGGCAGAGGAAAAGGCAGTACAGCTCGAGTAGTAGTGGGTTTGTTATTGAAGGGCGGAGAGTTTTAACCAATGCCCATTCCGTGGAGCATTATACACAGGTTAAGTTGAAGAAGAGAGGCTCAGATACTAAGTATGTGGCTACCGTGCTTGCCATAGGGACGGAATGTGACATTG CCATGCTCACAGTGGAAGGTGATGAATTCTGGGAAGGGGTTTCACCTGTACAATTTGGGAATTTGCCTGCACTACAAGATGCTGTGACAGTTGTAGGTTATCCAATTGGAGGTGACACTATCTCCGTGACAAGTGGAGTTGTGTCACGGATAGAGATCCTTTCTTATGTTCATGGATCCACTGAACTTCTGGGGTTACAG ATTGATGCTGCTATTAATTCTGGGAATTCCGGTGGACCTGCTTTTAACGACAAGGGAAATTGTGTGGGTATTGCATTTCAATCACTCAAGCATGAAGATGTGGAGAATATTGGTTATGTGATACCGACACCGGTCATCATGCACTTTATAcaagattatgagaagaatggATCATATACTG GTTTCCCTATTCTTGGGGTTGAGTGGCAAAAGATGGAAAATCCGGACTTGCGGTTGTCCATGGGGATGAAATCTGATCAGAAGGGTGTTCGTATAAGAAGAATTGATCCCACTGCTCCAGAATTCAAGGTTTTGAAGCCATCAGATATCATTCTCAGCTTTGATGGAGTTGACATTGCGAATGATGGAACCG TTCCATTTAGGCATGGAGAGCGTATTGGTTTCAGCTACCTTGTGTCCCAGAAATACACCGAAGATAGTGCCTCGATTAAAGTTCTTCGTAATtctgaaattttcaaattcaataTTAAGCTTGGTGCTCATAGAAGGTTGATTCCAGCTCACAACAAGGGAAGACCTCCCTCTTATTACATCATTGCTGGATTTGTTTTTACTACTGTTTCTGTTCCATATTTTCGTTCTGAG TACGGAAAGGATTATGAGTATGAAGCTCCAGTCAAGTTACTGGACAAACTCTTGCATGAAATGCCTCAATCTCCAGATGAACAAATTGTTGTGGTTTCTCAG GTGCTTGTTGCTGACATCAACATTGGGTATGAAGATATTGTCAATACTCAG GTTCTTGCTTTTGATGGTCAACCTGTGAAGAATTTGAAAAGCTTAGCCAGAATGGTAGAAAGCAGCAATGATGAATTCTTgaaatttgatttggaataccAGCAG ATTGTCGTCCTCCAAACAAAGACTGCTAAAGCAGCGACTTTGGACATCCTTGCAACACATTGTATACCGTCAGCAATGTCAGATGATCTAAAGATTTGA